From Pseudomonas sp. G.S.17, the proteins below share one genomic window:
- a CDS encoding UvrD-helicase domain-containing protein, producing the protein MRLQDLVPPVTDADIEWVSGLMSLRDLDEPRRAFLKRLDTLDVAACPGSGKTTLVVAKLAILGRHWRSRTQGICVLSHTNAAREEIERRLGATEVGQRLLRYPHFIDTIHGFVMRFLAPPWLRSNGHPLVMIDDEATGRARGRALGHGRRNMETFLGRKEKRLADLRIQTTDFSNPLGGVHYICSPGAPSYGKLGRAMGAAASEGYFCYDEVFTLGQAMIEQEPNVAQSLQARFPCVLIDEMQDTDVVQNQLLNHVFPRDAVNTVVVRVGDPNQQIFDGDGESDGAFPHGETIDISNSFRFNQAIASLANSFAVAPIAGGLIGRGRAGDVCPNTIFVFPDDDTSGVLGAFAQLVSRCLSVSDRKDGVHAIGAVHRLKNYKAEQFPKALEHYWSAYRSDANSSRYTPKTFVEGIRRARAHLAVSGHAHESVEMIAKCLLHLAERAGLRRPIQIRMRLHRFIERSLALNTTLLGAYQRGIYLYLFYAHPLREERWVQRHAVLLKRLIAELHPDETISNEPEVEAYLAWTEPRDKDESEIPRETINAYRSDEGDHDPVDVQLSSMHAVKGKTHSATLIVETFSGQHVLEMMLPWLEGKPLVKKQHQVTYRKNRMLMYVGMTRPTHLLCLAIRTSAMGEGDARAERRAALEAQGWVINELGARVTH; encoded by the coding sequence ATGCGGCTTCAGGATCTTGTTCCGCCAGTCACGGATGCAGACATCGAATGGGTGAGCGGGCTTATGTCGCTGCGCGATCTGGATGAGCCTCGGAGGGCGTTTCTCAAACGTCTCGATACGCTCGATGTGGCGGCATGCCCAGGGAGCGGCAAGACCACCCTAGTGGTTGCCAAGCTCGCCATCCTTGGTCGTCACTGGCGTAGCCGTACTCAGGGGATTTGTGTGCTTTCGCACACCAATGCGGCGCGCGAAGAAATCGAGCGTCGGCTGGGCGCCACGGAGGTTGGCCAGCGGCTGCTGCGATACCCCCACTTCATCGACACCATCCATGGTTTTGTCATGCGGTTTCTGGCGCCCCCTTGGCTGCGATCGAATGGCCACCCGCTGGTAATGATCGATGACGAGGCGACCGGGCGTGCCAGGGGTAGGGCGCTGGGACACGGGCGGAGAAATATGGAGACTTTCCTAGGCAGAAAGGAAAAAAGGCTTGCTGATCTTCGTATTCAAACGACTGATTTTTCGAATCCGCTTGGGGGCGTACATTACATTTGCTCACCTGGGGCTCCCTCATACGGAAAACTAGGTAGAGCCATGGGCGCTGCCGCTTCGGAAGGTTACTTTTGCTATGACGAGGTTTTCACGCTCGGCCAGGCCATGATTGAGCAGGAGCCGAATGTCGCTCAGTCGCTGCAAGCTCGGTTCCCCTGTGTGCTCATCGACGAGATGCAGGACACGGATGTCGTGCAGAATCAGCTCTTGAACCACGTGTTTCCACGCGATGCCGTGAATACAGTCGTGGTCAGGGTTGGGGATCCCAATCAGCAGATCTTCGATGGTGACGGTGAATCCGATGGCGCTTTTCCTCATGGAGAGACAATCGATATCTCCAACAGCTTTCGATTCAACCAGGCTATTGCTTCCTTGGCGAACAGCTTCGCAGTCGCTCCCATTGCCGGCGGATTGATCGGTAGGGGCAGGGCCGGCGATGTTTGTCCAAACACGATCTTTGTCTTCCCTGATGACGATACGAGCGGTGTTCTCGGTGCGTTTGCGCAGCTGGTTTCCCGGTGCCTGTCTGTTTCGGATCGCAAGGATGGGGTGCATGCGATCGGCGCCGTTCACCGGCTGAAGAACTACAAGGCGGAGCAATTCCCGAAGGCTCTGGAGCACTATTGGAGCGCCTATCGCTCAGATGCCAACAGCTCGAGGTATACGCCCAAAACATTCGTTGAAGGTATTCGCAGGGCGAGAGCGCATCTGGCCGTTAGCGGTCATGCACACGAAAGCGTTGAAATGATCGCCAAGTGTTTGCTTCACCTGGCTGAACGTGCAGGCTTGAGGAGACCTATCCAGATCAGGATGAGACTTCACCGCTTCATAGAGCGCAGCTTGGCGTTGAACACGACGCTTCTGGGAGCCTACCAGCGAGGCATCTACCTCTATTTGTTCTATGCCCACCCGCTACGAGAGGAGCGTTGGGTTCAGAGGCATGCCGTACTGCTGAAGCGCCTGATCGCAGAGCTGCATCCTGACGAGACGATTTCAAACGAACCCGAGGTTGAGGCGTACCTGGCGTGGACAGAGCCGCGTGATAAGGACGAGTCCGAGATCCCCCGTGAAACCATCAACGCATACCGATCCGACGAAGGTGATCATGACCCCGTCGACGTCCAACTGTCATCCATGCACGCCGTCAAAGGCAAGACTCATTCGGCGACACTGATTGTGGAAACGTTCAGTGGTCAGCATGTCTTGGAGATGATGTTGCCCTGGCTGGAGGGTAAGCCGCTGGTGAAGAAGCAACATCAGGTGACTTACCGGAAGAACAGGATGCTCATGTACGTCGGGATGACCAGGCCTACGCACTTGCTGTGCCTGGCTATTCGAACCAGTGCAATGGGTGAGGGGGATGCGAGAGCTGAGCGAAGGGCAGCGCTCGAAGCGCAGGGATGGGTGATCAATGAGCTCGGCGCGCGAGTGACTCACTAA
- a CDS encoding AAA family ATPase: protein MYLSALSIRNFRQFGDLTPGFVIHFNEGVTALIGENDAGKTAVIDAIRHVLQTRDSDFLRLELEDFHVTGNGEPATDITLVCTLSGLSTLELGAFAEYVTFSGGEGLLHVHWSARRLTLPTASRRWVDIQLRCGARGEGPALDVGARQLLATAYLKPLRDAEREMSPGRNSRLSQVLSSFPGIETGESYVGTAPPASTAEASDLSIAGMSDYMCELVRGHGAIRVAQATINERYLEPLSLAGQPLHSHLGFGDSGSETTKLKQILERLELGLLDKGSGLAKGSYGLGSNNLLFMACELLLLGKEPDGLPLLLIEEPEAHLHPQRQLRLMEFLERASQPQAHAEEYVQEQVQTRPVQVILTTHSPNLSSKIALENLVLIQGRRAFSMAQGRTKLSVDDYRFLSRFLDVTKASLFFAKGLLIVEGDAEAILLPALARLLGRDLTEHGVSIVNVGGVGLRRYAHIMQRADESEGAIQIPTACITDMDVMPDCAPAIMGLNPNKRKPDGKPASRRWRILSDFGATDMEREPKLAAHRQKRTRGDGQNVKTFVANHWTLEYDLAVGGLMDWVHRAAVLALHDAKINERKLTREKVLERASRALETLKTRYPTEEERATEIYRLVDSGSKSITAQHLVDLLQLAVYEGELDQASLRTALPTYVVEAIDYATGGPLLAQSPESPAAPATTADAQAAGVEEPA from the coding sequence ATGTACCTTTCAGCGCTGTCTATCCGTAATTTCCGCCAGTTTGGCGATCTGACTCCAGGCTTTGTCATCCACTTTAATGAGGGAGTCACTGCGCTTATAGGGGAGAATGATGCTGGCAAGACCGCAGTAATCGACGCCATCCGGCACGTCCTGCAGACCCGTGACTCGGACTTCCTTCGGCTTGAACTGGAGGACTTCCATGTCACAGGGAATGGCGAACCTGCGACCGACATCACTCTAGTCTGTACGCTGTCCGGGTTATCCACGCTGGAACTCGGAGCCTTTGCTGAGTACGTAACCTTTTCAGGTGGCGAGGGTCTGCTTCATGTGCACTGGTCAGCACGTCGACTCACGTTGCCGACAGCGTCACGTCGCTGGGTCGACATCCAACTCCGCTGTGGTGCGCGCGGAGAGGGGCCTGCCTTGGACGTTGGAGCGCGCCAGTTACTGGCGACCGCCTACTTGAAGCCGTTGCGCGATGCTGAACGTGAGATGTCGCCAGGTCGTAACTCGCGCTTGTCCCAAGTCCTGTCAAGTTTTCCGGGAATCGAAACGGGTGAGTCCTACGTCGGTACGGCTCCGCCGGCGTCAACAGCCGAAGCTTCCGACCTGAGCATTGCCGGCATGAGCGATTACATGTGTGAGCTCGTCAGAGGCCACGGAGCAATCAGGGTGGCCCAAGCGACGATCAACGAGCGCTACCTGGAACCTCTTTCACTGGCGGGACAGCCACTTCATAGCCATCTCGGCTTCGGCGACAGCGGCAGTGAGACTACGAAGCTCAAACAGATTCTCGAGCGGCTCGAGTTGGGACTGTTGGACAAGGGCTCGGGGCTTGCAAAGGGCAGTTACGGCCTGGGCTCCAATAATCTGCTGTTCATGGCCTGCGAGCTCCTCCTGCTGGGCAAGGAGCCAGACGGTCTGCCACTGCTGCTGATTGAAGAGCCAGAGGCGCACCTCCATCCGCAGCGCCAACTCAGACTGATGGAGTTCCTGGAGCGAGCTTCCCAGCCTCAAGCCCATGCTGAGGAATACGTTCAAGAACAAGTGCAGACACGGCCCGTCCAGGTGATTCTGACAACGCACAGCCCCAACCTGAGCTCCAAGATCGCCTTGGAAAACCTCGTGCTCATTCAAGGTCGGCGCGCGTTCTCCATGGCGCAGGGGCGAACCAAGCTGTCGGTTGATGACTATCGGTTTTTGAGTCGTTTCCTGGATGTCACCAAAGCCAGCCTGTTCTTTGCCAAGGGGCTGCTCATCGTTGAAGGGGATGCTGAGGCGATTCTTCTGCCGGCGTTGGCCCGGCTGCTTGGACGTGACCTGACCGAGCATGGTGTATCAATCGTCAACGTCGGCGGGGTTGGTTTGCGTCGATATGCGCACATCATGCAGCGCGCCGACGAGTCTGAAGGCGCCATACAAATCCCCACCGCCTGCATCACCGACATGGATGTGATGCCTGATTGCGCGCCAGCCATCATGGGGCTGAACCCGAACAAGCGCAAACCCGATGGTAAGCCGGCGTCTCGGCGGTGGCGCATTCTGAGCGACTTCGGCGCGACTGATATGGAGCGAGAACCCAAGCTAGCGGCTCATCGGCAAAAACGGACACGTGGCGATGGCCAGAACGTGAAAACCTTCGTGGCCAATCATTGGACGCTTGAGTACGACCTGGCTGTCGGGGGACTCATGGATTGGGTACATCGAGCCGCCGTGCTGGCTTTGCATGACGCGAAGATCAACGAGCGCAAGCTGACTCGGGAGAAAGTGCTCGAGAGGGCAAGCAGGGCGCTGGAGACCCTCAAGACTCGGTACCCCACCGAGGAGGAGCGCGCTACGGAGATCTACCGTCTTGTGGATTCCGGTTCCAAGTCGATCACCGCACAGCACCTGGTCGACCTGTTGCAGCTGGCAGTTTATGAGGGTGAGCTCGATCAGGCGAGCTTGCGTACAGCGCTACCGACCTATGTCGTTGAAGCGATCGACTACGCCACAGGCGGCCCTCTCTTGGCTCAATCACCAGAGTCACCTGCGGCTCCTGCAACCACGGCCGATGCACAAGCAGCCGGTGTGGAGGAACCTGCGTAA
- a CDS encoding DUF3800 domain-containing protein translates to MTTIYIDESGHSGDMVKSGNAYDFQGQPYFALAGVGLEDGDDWECRINELRSRHRIPDGELKSKSLTAKPRFSAEVIHALLDRQAPLFVEVVDKRFFICTCITSFQLLPPCLGYPESLEFHFIRNTVADFLYFHASERVLDAFVASCLTPGDAALRESFATLQDMVANPGLTGSVMQIAQGIAHMVQEAEAEYRKRSNEGAGAWSRFLPPPDINKHAKQVWMLPNLTSFSNIYARMNNYFSRRLLGIRLVHDQQLEVENILLQGKLLAENLSPTIDLPYTPHSDYRFEEEASIEFAQSHEVVGLQLADIVAGTVMRFFRDTDSGAPVSGDLREAVMRLIDEGDERTGYGLNQVVATARVYHAE, encoded by the coding sequence ATGACCACTATCTACATTGATGAAAGCGGCCACAGCGGGGACATGGTAAAAAGCGGCAATGCTTACGACTTCCAAGGCCAGCCCTACTTTGCATTGGCCGGCGTTGGCCTTGAGGACGGAGATGACTGGGAGTGCCGTATCAATGAACTGAGAAGCCGCCATCGCATACCTGACGGTGAACTCAAATCCAAGTCATTGACCGCCAAGCCTAGGTTCTCGGCTGAAGTCATCCACGCCTTGCTAGACCGACAGGCCCCGCTTTTTGTCGAGGTGGTCGATAAGCGATTTTTTATCTGTACCTGCATCACCTCGTTCCAACTCTTACCACCGTGTCTTGGTTACCCCGAATCACTGGAGTTTCACTTCATCAGGAACACAGTGGCGGACTTCCTGTATTTTCACGCTTCCGAGCGGGTGCTGGACGCGTTCGTCGCCTCGTGCCTGACTCCGGGTGACGCAGCCCTCCGCGAATCATTCGCTACGCTACAGGACATGGTGGCAAATCCTGGCCTTACCGGATCGGTCATGCAAATTGCGCAAGGCATTGCCCACATGGTGCAGGAGGCAGAAGCCGAGTACCGCAAGCGAAGTAATGAAGGCGCGGGAGCCTGGTCAAGATTTCTTCCGCCTCCAGATATCAACAAGCATGCGAAGCAGGTCTGGATGCTGCCAAATCTGACATCATTTTCGAACATCTATGCTCGGATGAATAACTACTTCAGCCGCCGACTGTTGGGTATTCGATTGGTGCACGACCAGCAATTGGAAGTGGAGAACATTCTGCTCCAAGGCAAGCTGCTAGCGGAAAATCTGAGCCCCACCATAGATCTGCCTTACACGCCGCATTCTGACTATCGGTTCGAGGAAGAGGCCAGCATTGAATTTGCGCAGTCGCACGAGGTAGTTGGGTTGCAATTGGCTGATATTGTTGCCGGCACAGTGATGCGTTTCTTTCGTGATACAGACTCCGGTGCGCCAGTGTCGGGTGACCTGCGTGAAGCCGTGATGCGACTCATCGATGAGGGTGATGAGCGAACAGGTTACGGCCTCAATCAAGTCGTCGCGACTGCCCGTGTCTACCATGCCGAATGA
- a CDS encoding DUF2971 domain-containing protein, giving the protein MERHLYRFRTADRLLGKDSTNSEPAVPGELEMLEIYFAPPEQLNDPLEGYREVYWSGDRIVWINLFRHYLLVLAFRSWQLNDVRYGHPLPKELPVGIYPLQLEGVELATYQEMDELLRADEIFQAYAIAFAKDENKHYKPQLSYYLIGLHSRFLSIVLTVNERHQLTNIKHAEGPFDPLVDCDYHLPLIAQIEKHGGVGRNFHTYRQIALNFSALEIKTANALESHVAILKEITEGFAPRYVDQIEVLMHPKWYISCFMKECDNSAIWGSYGDNHKGICLKYLVSAQDSELSMEINKPVGLGGRGRDIDFSFQSMRFKEVRYDREHSEIDFFRSLGNVPNEALGGFWYNDGNNYLSTKSEWYKTDSSDFRKQHWYEFYLALTSKLPQWKSEKEYRLVLNSGMDLSDKKSRTLKYKFSSLSGIIFGIRTPLEHKLKAMRIIKAHCIREGREGFDFYQAYYDPQTKSIQHALLPISIDDVES; this is encoded by the coding sequence ATGGAGCGACATCTCTACAGATTCAGGACGGCAGACCGTCTACTTGGAAAGGACAGCACTAACAGTGAGCCCGCTGTACCTGGCGAGCTGGAAATGCTCGAGATTTACTTTGCCCCTCCTGAACAGTTGAATGACCCACTGGAGGGATACCGTGAGGTCTATTGGTCAGGCGACAGAATCGTCTGGATAAATCTATTTCGACATTACTTGTTGGTATTGGCATTTCGTAGTTGGCAACTTAATGACGTGCGTTATGGGCATCCTTTGCCAAAGGAGCTTCCAGTTGGAATTTACCCTTTGCAACTTGAAGGTGTTGAGCTTGCTACATACCAAGAAATGGATGAGCTGCTGAGAGCGGATGAAATCTTTCAAGCATATGCAATTGCGTTTGCGAAAGATGAGAATAAGCATTACAAGCCTCAACTGTCGTACTACTTGATTGGATTACACTCTAGATTTCTATCTATTGTCCTTACAGTGAATGAAAGACACCAACTGACGAATATTAAGCATGCAGAGGGCCCGTTTGATCCTCTGGTTGACTGTGATTATCATCTACCCCTAATCGCTCAAATCGAGAAGCACGGCGGCGTCGGCAGAAATTTTCACACTTACAGACAAATAGCGCTTAACTTTTCAGCTCTTGAAATAAAAACTGCCAATGCTTTGGAATCTCACGTCGCTATACTCAAGGAAATTACTGAGGGTTTTGCGCCTAGGTACGTAGATCAAATCGAAGTTCTGATGCATCCCAAGTGGTATATATCCTGTTTCATGAAAGAGTGTGACAACTCGGCAATATGGGGTAGCTACGGAGACAACCACAAGGGAATATGCTTAAAGTATCTCGTATCTGCTCAAGACTCCGAATTGTCGATGGAGATAAACAAGCCAGTTGGCCTTGGAGGCAGAGGCAGAGATATAGATTTCAGTTTTCAGAGCATGCGGTTCAAAGAGGTACGCTACGACCGAGAACACTCAGAGATTGATTTCTTTAGATCGCTAGGCAATGTTCCAAACGAAGCGCTGGGTGGCTTTTGGTATAATGACGGCAATAATTATTTGAGCACTAAAAGCGAATGGTATAAGACTGACTCCAGTGACTTTAGAAAGCAGCACTGGTATGAATTTTATCTGGCTTTGACTTCAAAGCTGCCTCAATGGAAGTCCGAGAAAGAATATCGTTTAGTGCTGAATTCTGGAATGGATCTTTCAGACAAGAAAAGCCGGACATTGAAATATAAGTTTTCAAGCCTCTCAGGGATTATCTTCGGGATCAGGACGCCTTTAGAGCACAAGCTTAAAGCGATGAGAATCATAAAGGCCCACTGTATACGTGAAGGCCGTGAAGGTTTTGACTTCTATCAGGCCTACTACGATCCGCAGACCAAAAGTATTCAACATGCCTTGCTGCCAATATCCATCGATGATGTTGAATCCTAG
- a CDS encoding histone-like nucleoid-structuring protein, MvaT/MvaU family, with translation MSRLAEFRQLEKHLAEQLAALEAMKGDEGLKKEVEFETKLRALLAEYSYSLRNVIAILDPQASTRRAPAATESKAGSRKPRQVKIYKNPHSGEVVETKGGNHKILKEWKTEYGSDEVESWLAQ, from the coding sequence ATGTCCCGTCTTGCTGAATTCCGTCAACTCGAAAAACATCTGGCTGAGCAACTGGCAGCCCTCGAAGCAATGAAAGGTGACGAAGGCCTGAAGAAAGAGGTTGAGTTCGAAACCAAGCTGCGCGCCTTGCTCGCTGAATACAGCTACAGCCTGCGCAACGTCATCGCCATCCTTGACCCCCAGGCATCCACTCGCCGCGCTCCTGCTGCCACCGAATCCAAGGCAGGCTCCCGCAAGCCACGCCAGGTCAAAATCTACAAGAACCCGCACAGCGGTGAAGTCGTCGAAACCAAAGGCGGCAACCACAAGATTCTGAAAGAGTGGAAAACAGAGTACGGCAGCGATGAAGTTGAGTCCTGGTTGGCTCAGTAA
- a CDS encoding IS30 family transposase, protein MSYTELSIEERATIQVGQYQNLSQREIARMLGRSPSTISRELRRNRCSSTGYAALAAQTHTRERRKVCRPSRKLVVGNDRFELVIHLLRERFSPEQIAGKLRLMKMNFEEAYVCRETIYNAIYALPVGQLRKELIQCLRQGKSTRRPRSGGVDRRGQLPEMVSIHVRPPEIEDRQMPGHWEGDLIKGKDNGSAVGTLVERTSGYLILVKMRDATATSAVEGFSAALNSMPLAVRKSMTYDQGREMAKHAEITQKTGVAIYFCDPHSPWQRGSNENINGLIRQYLPKGTDLSRHTQEELDAISYQMNIRPRKRFGFKCPIEVITEVMGMHHPAPSSIQ, encoded by the coding sequence ATGTCTTATACCGAACTCAGTATTGAAGAACGCGCCACGATTCAGGTCGGGCAGTACCAGAATCTCAGTCAGCGCGAAATCGCCCGGATGCTGGGCCGTAGCCCCTCCACGATTAGCCGGGAGCTTCGTCGTAATCGATGTTCCAGCACGGGCTATGCCGCGCTTGCTGCACAAACTCACACCCGTGAGAGGCGCAAAGTCTGTCGCCCTTCCAGAAAGCTGGTGGTGGGCAACGATCGCTTCGAGTTGGTTATCCACTTGCTCCGAGAGCGCTTTTCTCCTGAGCAAATCGCGGGCAAGCTGCGGCTTATGAAAATGAACTTTGAAGAAGCCTACGTTTGCCGTGAAACCATCTACAACGCCATCTATGCGCTGCCTGTAGGGCAATTGCGCAAGGAGTTGATTCAGTGCCTTCGCCAAGGGAAAAGTACGCGAAGACCTCGCTCCGGCGGTGTTGACCGGCGTGGGCAGCTCCCCGAAATGGTCAGCATCCACGTGCGTCCACCGGAAATCGAAGACCGGCAGATGCCCGGCCACTGGGAAGGCGATTTGATCAAAGGCAAGGACAATGGGTCGGCCGTTGGCACCCTCGTCGAACGGACCAGCGGGTATTTGATCCTGGTAAAAATGCGCGATGCCACCGCCACTTCGGCGGTGGAGGGGTTTAGCGCGGCGCTGAACAGCATGCCGTTGGCGGTGCGTAAAAGCATGACCTATGACCAAGGCCGGGAAATGGCTAAACACGCTGAGATCACGCAAAAAACCGGTGTGGCAATTTACTTTTGTGACCCGCATAGCCCTTGGCAGCGCGGCAGTAATGAGAACATCAACGGCCTGATTCGCCAGTACCTGCCCAAGGGTACGGATCTGTCGAGACACACTCAGGAAGAGTTGGATGCCATTTCTTATCAAATGAATATTCGCCCTCGTAAGCGATTCGGTTTTAAATGCCCGATTGAAGTGATTACCGAGGTCATGGGTATGCATCATCCAGCCCCGTCTTCAATTCAATAA